In Pengzhenrongella sicca, a single genomic region encodes these proteins:
- a CDS encoding macrolide 2'-phosphotransferase → MSRSPLALAALATVAIPGFDACDVRQPAHPNADFDVAVVIDAARKRWVVRAPVRPAAGAALEAEIALLEAIGVHVDTNHLPFAVPRPAGFAHLPEGGRAVVHAQLVGRPLRLEALEPGPGLAASLGRALAAVHQLPVELIEGVGLPTYDAATYRERRLAEVDEAARTGKVPPTLLRRWEAQLEDVAMWRFQPTVVHGDLTAEHVLTDGTTITGLLGWGDAKVADPADDLAWLLVAAPQDAVESIMEAYQLGRTELTDTHLTDRALLAGELALARWLLYGVRSGDTEIIADAVLMLTELDEHTAALAADEASTA, encoded by the coding sequence GTGTCTCGTTCACCTCTCGCGCTCGCCGCCCTCGCAACCGTCGCGATCCCGGGCTTCGACGCCTGTGATGTCAGGCAGCCGGCGCACCCCAACGCGGACTTCGACGTCGCCGTCGTGATCGACGCCGCGCGCAAGCGCTGGGTCGTCCGCGCGCCCGTGCGGCCCGCCGCCGGCGCGGCGCTCGAGGCGGAGATCGCGCTGCTCGAGGCCATCGGCGTGCACGTCGACACCAACCACCTGCCGTTCGCCGTGCCGCGGCCCGCCGGCTTCGCGCACCTGCCCGAGGGGGGCCGCGCCGTCGTGCATGCCCAGCTCGTCGGGCGTCCGCTGCGCCTCGAGGCGCTCGAGCCGGGCCCGGGCCTGGCCGCATCGCTCGGGCGCGCCCTCGCGGCCGTGCACCAGCTGCCCGTCGAGCTCATCGAGGGCGTCGGGCTGCCCACCTACGACGCCGCCACGTACCGCGAGCGCCGGCTCGCCGAGGTCGACGAGGCCGCGCGAACCGGCAAGGTTCCCCCGACGCTGCTGCGCCGCTGGGAGGCCCAGCTCGAGGACGTCGCGATGTGGCGGTTCCAGCCGACGGTCGTGCACGGCGACCTCACGGCCGAGCACGTGCTGACCGACGGGACGACGATCACGGGCCTGCTGGGCTGGGGCGACGCCAAGGTCGCCGACCCCGCGGACGACCTCGCGTGGCTGCTCGTGGCCGCGCCGCAGGACGCCGTCGAGTCGATCATGGAGGCCTACCAGCTGGGCCGGACCGAGCTGACCGACACGCACCTGACCGACCGCGCGCTGCTCGCGGGCGAGCTCGCGCTAGCCCGCTGGCTGCTGTATGGCGTGCGCTCGGGCGACACCGAGATCATCGCCGACGCCGTCCTCATGCTCACCGAGCTCGACGAGCACACCGCGGCGCTCGCCGCGGACGAGGCCTCGACCGCCTGA
- the nudC gene encoding NAD(+) diphosphatase — MDWTDLPLARATVDRAAERRSQPDLVATLLADAATRIVLVHGGLVATTSQGPALTDDLPAHDLPAHDLPAHDRLALDLLTPGDVGPLAPADRWLFLGADAATSYLALVLAAGAAPTLDVEGFPVDPRADVLAHREFSHLRQVGALLGGRDAGLATTAIALAAWHETHLRCPRCGTATDVIQAGWVRRCPADLSEHYPRTDPAVIMAVVDADDRLLLGHSAQWPEHRMSTLAGFVEPGEAIEQSVRREVAEEVGVTIGEVAYRGSQPWPFPASLMLAFRAQALTSTITVDGVEITDARWFTRAELAAAAAAGEVLLPMRASIARVLIEEWFGGALPDA; from the coding sequence GTGGACTGGACCGACCTGCCCCTTGCCCGAGCGACCGTCGACCGCGCTGCCGAGCGGCGCTCCCAGCCGGACCTCGTCGCGACCCTGCTGGCCGACGCCGCGACCCGGATCGTCCTCGTGCACGGCGGGCTCGTCGCCACGACCAGCCAGGGCCCTGCGCTCACGGACGACCTGCCCGCGCACGACCTGCCCGCGCACGACCTGCCCGCGCACGACCGGCTCGCGCTCGACCTGCTCACGCCGGGCGACGTCGGCCCGCTCGCGCCCGCCGACCGGTGGCTGTTCCTCGGGGCCGACGCCGCGACGTCGTACCTCGCGCTCGTGCTCGCCGCCGGCGCCGCGCCGACCCTGGACGTCGAGGGCTTCCCGGTCGACCCCCGCGCCGACGTGCTCGCGCACCGGGAGTTCTCCCACCTGCGCCAGGTTGGGGCGCTCCTCGGCGGGCGCGACGCCGGGCTCGCCACAACCGCGATCGCGCTCGCGGCCTGGCACGAGACCCACCTGCGCTGCCCGCGCTGCGGCACCGCGACCGACGTGATCCAGGCCGGCTGGGTGCGGCGCTGCCCCGCCGACCTCAGCGAGCACTACCCGCGCACGGACCCGGCGGTGATCATGGCCGTCGTCGACGCCGACGACCGGCTCCTGCTCGGGCACTCCGCCCAGTGGCCCGAGCACCGGATGTCGACGCTGGCCGGCTTCGTCGAGCCCGGCGAGGCGATCGAGCAGTCCGTGCGGCGCGAGGTGGCGGAGGAGGTCGGCGTCACGATCGGCGAGGTCGCCTACCGCGGCAGCCAGCCCTGGCCGTTCCCGGCCTCGCTCATGCTCGCGTTCCGGGCGCAGGCGCTGACCAGCACGATCACGGTCGACGGCGTCGAGATCACCGACGCGCGCTGGTTCACCCGCGCCGAGCTCGCGGCCGCGGCCGCCGCCGGCGAGGTGCTGCTGCCGATGCGGGCGTCGATCGCGCGCGTGCTCATCGAGGAGTGGTTCGGCGGCGCGCTGCCGGACGCCTGA
- a CDS encoding mycoredoxin produces the protein MSLQSPEAGTVTMYSTTWCGYCRRLKGQLDSAGIGYTEVNIEDFPDAAEMVERVNGGNQTVPTLVFPDGSSATNPSLAEVRARLS, from the coding sequence ATGAGCTTGCAGAGCCCCGAGGCCGGCACCGTGACGATGTACTCGACGACGTGGTGCGGCTACTGCCGCCGGCTCAAGGGCCAGCTCGACTCCGCGGGCATCGGGTACACCGAGGTCAACATCGAGGACTTCCCGGACGCCGCCGAGATGGTCGAGCGCGTCAACGGCGGCAACCAGACCGTCCCGACCCTCGTGTTCCCGGACGGCTCGTCGGCGACCAACCCGTCCCTCGCCGAGGTCCGCGCCCGCCTGAGCTGA